A stretch of Acidobacteriota bacterium DNA encodes these proteins:
- a CDS encoding CoA transferase yields the protein MKLLENVRVLDLTNVLSGPFSTLHLALLGAEVIKIENPDGGDLARKLGNVPALNKKLMGTSFLAQNANKKSLTLNLKFDEGKEIFRKLLAESDVVVENFRPGVMDRLGFSYAKMCEINPKIVYCAISGFGATGPDAFKPAYDQIVQGLSGVMAINGDERLNPLRCGFPVCDTVGGLNAAFAIMAALYYREHTGQGQYIDIALLDSIMPLAGWVAANLLIGGQQPVLLGNDNFTAAPSGTFVTKDGYINIAANQQKQWEDLADALGVPELKTDPRFQERDTRKANRRLLTPLLEEKLKENTTEHWVEVLNAKGIPSGDILGLEDALKQPQAVHRKVIADVETPGIGPVKLFNLTAKFSKTPGSIDAPPPSLAEHNGEILGRLGYTAEQQAALKEKGVI from the coding sequence ATGAAACTGCTGGAAAACGTCCGCGTGCTGGACCTGACCAACGTGCTGTCCGGCCCCTTCTCCACCCTTCACCTGGCGCTCCTGGGCGCCGAGGTCATCAAGATCGAGAACCCCGACGGCGGCGACCTGGCCCGCAAGCTGGGCAACGTCCCCGCGCTCAACAAGAAGCTGATGGGGACGAGCTTCCTGGCCCAGAACGCCAACAAGAAGTCCCTGACGCTCAACCTCAAGTTCGACGAGGGGAAGGAGATCTTCCGGAAGCTGCTGGCGGAGTCCGACGTGGTGGTGGAGAACTTCCGCCCCGGCGTCATGGACCGCCTGGGCTTCTCCTACGCGAAGATGTGCGAGATCAACCCGAAGATCGTCTACTGCGCCATCTCCGGTTTCGGCGCCACCGGCCCCGACGCCTTCAAGCCCGCCTACGACCAGATTGTCCAGGGCCTGAGCGGCGTCATGGCCATCAACGGCGACGAGCGCCTCAACCCCCTGCGCTGCGGCTTCCCCGTCTGCGACACGGTGGGGGGCTTGAACGCCGCCTTCGCCATCATGGCGGCCCTCTACTACCGCGAGCACACCGGCCAGGGCCAGTACATCGACATCGCCCTGCTGGACTCCATCATGCCCCTGGCGGGCTGGGTGGCGGCCAACCTGCTCATCGGCGGGCAGCAGCCGGTCCTGCTGGGCAACGACAACTTCACGGCGGCGCCGTCGGGCACCTTCGTCACGAAGGACGGCTACATCAACATCGCCGCCAACCAGCAGAAGCAGTGGGAGGACCTGGCGGACGCGCTGGGCGTCCCCGAGCTCAAGACGGACCCGCGCTTCCAGGAGCGTGACACCCGCAAGGCCAACCGCCGCCTCCTGACCCCGCTGCTGGAGGAGAAACTCAAGGAGAACACCACCGAACACTGGGTGGAGGTGCTCAACGCCAAGGGGATCCCCTCCGGCGACATCCTCGGCCTCGAGGACGCCCTCAAGCAGCCCCAGGCCGTCCACCGCAAGGTCATCGCGGACGTGGAGACGCCCGGGATCGGCCCCGTCAAGCTTTTCAACCTGACGGCCAAGTTCTCGAAAACCCCCGGCAGCATCGACGCGCCGCCGCCGTCCCTGGCCGAGCACAACGGGGAGATCCTCGGCCGGCTCGGCTACACCGCCGAACAGCAGGCCGCCCTGAAGGAGAAAGGCGTGATCTGA
- the recJ gene encoding single-stranded-DNA-specific exonuclease RecJ — MVRENKISTLQATLLINRGIRTPEDAHRYLHSTAADLYDPFLMKDMRKTVARIIKAVRNRERMMIYGDFDVDGVTAIVVLKKAVDILGGLCDFYVPQRLTEGYGLRKEAMDEFKRKGYTLVVSVDCGIRAVEVAEHAETIGLDLIVTDHHLPGDTLPRCHSILNPKQKDCPYPEKNLAGVGVVYKLVQALFRAMRREREAAQFLNLVAIGTVADLVSLTDENRIIVKHGLENLRNPENVGLKTLIEMSGIRGKEISCIDVAFKIAPRINAVGRMGGTTAAVDLFDSDDPEFVHSVVRDMNRKNVLRQQEENIILAEIDEMMKVRRDIFDDKVLVIAGKNWHRGVIGIVASRMVETFHRPTIVLSIENGEAHGSGRSTSKFHLLRALQHCDPLLARYGGHALAAGLSLLSENIDQLRRNINEYATGEIQPADLMPELSIDSLLDLNQISFKLLDEINELAPFGEGNPIPVFASRNVKIYSGPWLLKDKHLKFKVGNVLQNFDAVWWKRGNLFDRLIYQKQISIAYSLLLNEFNGVSNLQLNLRDIKFPHEL; from the coding sequence TTGGTGCGCGAAAACAAGATCTCCACCCTCCAGGCCACCCTGCTCATCAACCGCGGAATCCGGACGCCCGAAGACGCCCACCGCTACCTCCACTCCACCGCGGCCGACCTTTACGACCCCTTCCTGATGAAGGACATGCGCAAGACCGTGGCGAGGATCATCAAGGCCGTCCGCAACCGGGAGCGGATGATGATCTACGGGGATTTCGACGTGGACGGCGTCACCGCCATCGTGGTCCTGAAGAAAGCCGTGGACATCCTGGGGGGCCTGTGCGACTTTTACGTCCCCCAGCGGCTGACGGAGGGGTACGGTCTCCGGAAGGAGGCCATGGACGAGTTCAAGCGCAAGGGCTACACCCTGGTGGTCAGCGTGGACTGCGGGATCCGGGCCGTGGAGGTGGCGGAGCACGCCGAAACGATCGGGCTCGACCTCATCGTCACCGACCATCACCTTCCGGGCGACACCCTGCCCCGCTGCCACTCCATCCTCAACCCGAAGCAGAAGGACTGCCCCTACCCCGAGAAGAACCTGGCGGGGGTCGGCGTCGTCTACAAGCTGGTCCAGGCCCTGTTCCGGGCCATGCGCCGCGAGCGGGAGGCGGCCCAGTTCCTCAACCTGGTGGCCATCGGCACCGTGGCGGACCTGGTCTCCCTCACCGACGAGAACCGGATCATCGTCAAGCACGGCCTGGAAAACCTCCGGAACCCCGAGAACGTCGGACTGAAGACCCTGATCGAGATGTCGGGCATCCGCGGGAAGGAGATCTCCTGCATCGATGTGGCCTTCAAGATCGCGCCGCGGATCAACGCCGTCGGGCGCATGGGCGGGACCACCGCGGCGGTCGACCTCTTCGACTCCGACGACCCCGAGTTCGTCCACAGCGTCGTCCGGGACATGAACCGCAAGAACGTGCTCCGGCAGCAGGAGGAGAACATCATCCTCGCCGAGATCGACGAGATGATGAAGGTCCGCCGGGACATCTTCGACGACAAGGTCCTGGTGATCGCCGGCAAGAACTGGCACCGCGGGGTCATCGGGATCGTGGCGTCCCGCATGGTGGAAACCTTCCACCGGCCCACCATCGTCCTCTCCATCGAGAACGGTGAGGCCCACGGGTCCGGGCGCTCCACGTCCAAGTTCCACCTGCTCCGGGCCCTGCAGCACTGCGACCCGCTCCTGGCGCGCTACGGGGGGCACGCCCTGGCCGCCGGCCTCTCCCTCCTCTCGGAGAACATCGACCAACTCCGGAGGAACATCAACGAGTATGCCACCGGCGAGATCCAGCCCGCGGACCTCATGCCGGAACTCTCCATCGACAGCCTCCTGGACCTGAACCAGATCAGCTTCAAGCTGCTGGACGAGATCAACGAGCTGGCCCCCTTCGGCGAGGGAAACCCCATCCCCGTCTTCGCCAGCCGGAACGTGAAGATCTACTCGGGCCCCTGGCTCCTGAAGGACAAACACCTCAAGTTCAAGGTGGGCAACGTCCTGCAGAACTTCGACGCGGTGTGGTGGAAGCGGGGCAACCTCTTCGACCGCCTGATCTACCAGAAGCAGATCTCCATCGCCTACAGCCTGCTCCTCAACGAGTTCAACGGGGTGAGCAACCTCCAGCTCAACCTGAGGGACATCAAGTTCCCCCACGAACTCTGA
- a CDS encoding hydroxymethylglutaryl-CoA lyase has product MTDIRIHEVGLRDGLQIEKQTVPLERKIAWADGLARAGIDIVQLGSFVNPEKVPTMADTDAFFRHYLQPGNRPAGVVLSGLVLNERGLDRGMECGVDLFCMGVSASETHSRKNTGKGTDEALDAILAMARKALDAGKRVQASVQSAFGCGFEGPVPAGRVLGLVKRYLEAGVRNISLADTAGHANPKQVEELYGAVRELDPGVEMACHFHNTFGLGLANCWAAYKGGVTYFESAFGGLGGCPFTKVAAGNVCTEDLVHSLQRMGMRTDLDLDGLVAVARDVAAFFERELPGFILKAGSLVRKS; this is encoded by the coding sequence ATGACCGACATCCGCATCCACGAGGTCGGCCTGCGGGACGGCCTGCAGATCGAGAAGCAGACGGTGCCCCTGGAGCGCAAGATCGCCTGGGCGGACGGCCTGGCCCGGGCCGGGATCGACATCGTCCAGCTCGGGTCCTTCGTCAACCCCGAGAAGGTGCCCACCATGGCCGACACCGACGCCTTCTTCCGGCACTACCTGCAGCCGGGGAACCGGCCGGCCGGCGTGGTCCTCTCCGGCCTGGTGCTCAACGAGCGCGGACTCGACCGGGGCATGGAGTGCGGCGTCGACCTGTTCTGCATGGGCGTCTCCGCCAGCGAGACCCACTCCCGCAAGAACACCGGCAAGGGCACCGACGAGGCCCTGGACGCCATCCTCGCCATGGCCCGCAAGGCCCTGGACGCCGGGAAGCGGGTCCAGGCCTCCGTCCAGTCCGCCTTTGGCTGCGGCTTCGAGGGCCCCGTCCCCGCCGGGCGGGTGCTGGGCCTCGTGAAGCGCTACCTCGAGGCGGGCGTGCGCAACATCAGCCTGGCGGACACCGCCGGCCACGCCAACCCGAAGCAGGTGGAGGAGCTGTACGGCGCCGTCCGGGAACTCGACCCCGGCGTCGAGATGGCCTGCCACTTCCACAACACCTTCGGCCTCGGCCTGGCCAACTGCTGGGCGGCGTACAAGGGCGGCGTGACGTACTTCGAGTCGGCCTTCGGCGGCCTGGGCGGCTGCCCCTTCACCAAGGTGGCGGCGGGGAACGTCTGCACCGAGGACCTGGTCCACTCGCTGCAGCGGATGGGGATGCGCACGGACCTCGACCTGGACGGCCTCGTCGCCGTGGCCCGGGACGTGGCCGCCTTCTTCGAGCGGGAGCTGCCGGGGTTCATCCTCAAGGCCGGCTCGCTGGTCCGCAAATCCTGA
- a CDS encoding patatin-like protein, which produces MAGSMDRTATPLRGDDTPGPVGPASPPDVEADQELRLAVVLYGGVSLAVYIHGVTRELYHLVRATAPADPGAVPGPALLGDGDLRGSEVVYRRIGRLLGPGTGIPAAAADPGPGAPIRTRFVVDVLSGTSAGGINAVLLAKALAGGLDYTTVARRWLELGDLAGLLNDREGARGLPRRLRPRRRPASLLDGRRMYHFLLKALREMPPGPGTTPGDPRSPYLDELDLYVTATDLRGLPLPLRLSDGDVLERRHRAVFRFIYAGARTTGDERNDFTAAFDPFLAFAARCTSAFPVAFEPATLADADDVVPARGSGLSAESVSADPRWEPFTRDYLCSGAMDGAPFARRAFGDGGCLDNKPFGPVVETLARRHADVPVRRKLVFVEPSPDPAPEGPESAERPDAAENLVAALLTLPRTETIREDIEAIGRRNRLIGRTRKILGRIQKDVRRDIRDDGPAHEGMDALDPGSADAWVDRDLDDMIARRGVSYGAYHWFRVSRLTDEFATLVCRLSGIEAETARWEAVRERIRSWRDTRYADRTGDPRSRPTQNRFLLDFDLGFRLRRLDFLRGKLDALFPLEGPEREILTCAGVDAWPSEAEKEAFRGELRALKARVNRVHDGLRAAGRRLRARGADNDLLRPARALALSMEDPGPVPSGPAPGEAGRLALETFAGMVRDRLATAFREASAAMRDLLGPRGPEGPGAGLVDALRHYYNHFDSYDMITLPYLFGTDLGETAPVDTLRVSPVDATGVVDERLSRVAKLKGLGLMHFGAFLDPYWRKSDLLWGRLDGAERLVTALVPPSGEREALVREAQAAILREELAAFDPGEQAEFRQFCLGAAAVAGPDRLAAVEALFGRALPGPPPPGPTETIRPDPEKTLRSAARAALVTGKMLSGLARKYETGNRAAEGFTRAARFFWGFVEVSAPGTLPRLIFRHWLKVLYLSAFLVYAAGLLLGVPGASRVGLACLGATAAAHFAAFLLGRFMRCRGRPLRVWLLRLVRLALAILAGLGVVKLVEWAVQGHAWLAGWLGRIAP; this is translated from the coding sequence ATGGCGGGTTCGATGGATCGCACCGCGACGCCGTTGAGGGGCGATGACACACCCGGGCCGGTGGGCCCCGCGTCCCCGCCGGACGTGGAGGCCGACCAGGAGCTTCGCCTCGCCGTGGTCCTCTACGGCGGGGTCTCACTGGCGGTTTACATCCACGGGGTCACCCGGGAACTGTACCACCTGGTCCGGGCCACGGCCCCCGCGGACCCCGGGGCCGTTCCCGGCCCCGCCCTCCTGGGGGACGGCGACCTGAGAGGGTCCGAGGTGGTCTACCGCCGGATCGGCCGCCTCCTCGGGCCGGGAACGGGCATCCCCGCCGCCGCGGCGGACCCGGGCCCGGGGGCGCCCATCCGCACCCGCTTCGTCGTGGACGTCCTCTCCGGGACCTCTGCGGGGGGGATCAACGCCGTCCTCCTGGCGAAGGCCCTGGCCGGCGGTCTCGACTACACGACCGTCGCCCGCCGCTGGCTGGAACTGGGGGACCTCGCCGGTCTCCTCAACGACCGGGAGGGGGCCCGCGGCCTGCCCCGCCGGCTTCGCCCGCGTCGTCGCCCCGCCTCCCTCCTGGACGGCCGTCGGATGTACCACTTCCTCCTGAAAGCCCTCCGGGAGATGCCGCCGGGCCCCGGAACGACCCCGGGCGACCCCCGCTCCCCCTACCTCGACGAACTCGACCTCTACGTCACCGCCACGGACCTCCGGGGACTCCCCCTGCCCCTCCGCCTGTCGGACGGGGACGTCCTCGAGCGGCGCCACCGGGCGGTTTTCCGGTTCATCTACGCGGGCGCCCGCACCACCGGCGACGAGCGCAACGACTTCACCGCGGCGTTCGACCCGTTCCTCGCTTTCGCCGCCCGGTGCACCTCCGCCTTCCCCGTCGCCTTCGAGCCGGCGACCCTCGCCGACGCCGACGACGTCGTGCCGGCGAGGGGGAGCGGGCTCTCCGCGGAGAGCGTCTCGGCCGACCCCCGCTGGGAGCCTTTCACCCGGGACTACCTCTGCTCCGGCGCCATGGACGGGGCCCCCTTCGCCCGCCGGGCCTTCGGGGACGGCGGGTGCCTGGACAACAAGCCTTTCGGCCCCGTCGTCGAAACCCTGGCCCGACGCCACGCGGACGTCCCGGTCCGCCGGAAGCTGGTCTTTGTCGAGCCCTCCCCCGACCCCGCCCCGGAAGGTCCGGAGAGCGCGGAGCGTCCCGACGCCGCCGAGAACCTGGTGGCGGCGCTCCTCACCCTGCCCCGGACGGAGACCATCCGGGAGGACATCGAGGCCATCGGGCGGCGCAACCGGCTGATCGGGCGGACCCGGAAAATCCTGGGCCGGATCCAGAAGGACGTCCGGCGCGACATCCGGGACGACGGCCCCGCCCATGAGGGCATGGACGCCCTGGACCCCGGCTCGGCGGACGCCTGGGTTGATCGGGACCTGGACGACATGATCGCCCGCCGGGGGGTCTCCTACGGCGCCTATCACTGGTTCCGGGTGTCGCGGCTGACGGACGAGTTCGCCACCCTGGTCTGCCGGCTCTCGGGGATCGAGGCCGAAACCGCGCGGTGGGAGGCCGTCCGTGAACGGATCCGCTCCTGGCGGGACACGCGCTACGCCGACCGCACCGGGGATCCCCGGAGTCGCCCCACCCAGAACCGCTTCCTCCTGGACTTCGACCTGGGCTTCCGGCTCCGACGCCTGGACTTTCTCCGGGGCAAGCTCGACGCTCTCTTCCCCCTGGAAGGGCCGGAGCGGGAGATCCTGACGTGCGCGGGCGTGGACGCCTGGCCCTCGGAAGCGGAAAAGGAGGCCTTCCGCGGGGAACTGCGGGCGCTCAAGGCGCGGGTCAACCGCGTGCACGACGGCCTGCGGGCGGCGGGCCGCCGGCTCCGGGCCCGGGGCGCGGACAACGACCTCCTCCGGCCGGCCCGCGCACTGGCCCTGTCCATGGAGGACCCCGGGCCCGTCCCGTCGGGCCCCGCTCCCGGCGAGGCCGGCCGGCTGGCCCTCGAAACCTTCGCGGGGATGGTCCGGGACCGCCTGGCCACGGCGTTCCGGGAGGCTTCGGCCGCGATGCGGGACCTCCTGGGCCCCCGAGGCCCCGAGGGCCCGGGCGCCGGGCTGGTCGACGCCCTCCGTCACTACTACAACCACTTCGACAGTTACGACATGATCACCCTCCCCTACCTCTTCGGGACGGACCTGGGGGAAACGGCCCCCGTGGACACGCTGCGGGTCAGCCCGGTGGATGCAACGGGCGTGGTGGACGAGCGCCTCTCCCGGGTCGCCAAGCTGAAAGGCCTGGGGTTGATGCACTTCGGCGCCTTCCTGGACCCGTACTGGCGGAAGAGCGACCTGCTCTGGGGACGGCTGGACGGGGCGGAACGCCTGGTCACGGCGCTGGTTCCACCGTCGGGGGAACGGGAGGCCCTGGTCCGGGAAGCCCAGGCGGCGATCCTGCGGGAGGAACTGGCGGCGTTCGACCCCGGGGAACAGGCCGAGTTCCGGCAGTTCTGCCTCGGGGCCGCCGCCGTGGCCGGCCCCGACCGCCTGGCCGCGGTGGAGGCGCTCTTCGGTCGCGCCTTGCCGGGGCCCCCTCCACCGGGACCGACGGAAACCATCCGCCCCGACCCGGAGAAAACGCTGCGAAGCGCCGCACGGGCCGCCCTCGTCACGGGGAAGATGCTCTCGGGGCTGGCCCGGAAGTACGAGACCGGCAACCGGGCGGCGGAGGGGTTCACCCGGGCGGCGCGTTTCTTCTGGGGCTTCGTCGAGGTCTCCGCTCCCGGGACCCTCCCCCGCCTGATCTTCCGCCACTGGCTGAAGGTCCTCTACCTCTCGGCTTTCCTGGTGTACGCCGCCGGGCTCCTCCTCGGCGTCCCCGGCGCATCCCGGGTCGGCCTGGCCTGCCTCGGGGCCACCGCCGCCGCCCATTTCGCCGCCTTCCTGCTGGGGCGCTTCATGCGGTGCCGGGGCAGGCCGCTCCGGGTGTGGCTGCTTCGCCTGGTCCGGCTGGCCCTGGCGATCCTCGCGGGCCTGGGCGTGGTCAAGCTCGTGGAGTGGGCCGTCCAGGGCCACGCCTGGCTTGCGGGTTGGCTCGGGCGCATCGCCCCCTGA
- a CDS encoding HEAT repeat domain-containing protein: MEPDIQEMIRVVREGHRESFREAAEHLVKLGGDALAIVLQALAGREGPAEREEAARALAGSEDPRVPDAMLTALDDRDRHVREVALRFLGRRGVAEAFPRAEAALADPDWNVREAAVQACAALAGERVLARLSAMLADPDPYVREAVAAALSGMDPAPCLEALAKAAGDPESRVRERLATALGGATDPRAGDLLDTLSKDPDSSVRESALRALGRLGTPKSVDALKAGLLDADARVRDAAGCALRALGVLPDEVPAAGPPPSETDPPNAR, encoded by the coding sequence GTGGAACCCGACATCCAGGAAATGATCCGCGTGGTCCGGGAAGGGCATCGGGAGTCGTTCCGGGAAGCCGCCGAGCACCTGGTGAAGCTCGGGGGTGACGCCCTGGCGATCGTCCTCCAGGCCCTTGCGGGGCGGGAAGGCCCGGCCGAGCGGGAGGAGGCTGCCCGGGCCCTCGCGGGCAGCGAGGACCCGAGGGTCCCGGACGCCATGCTCACCGCCCTGGACGACCGGGACCGGCACGTCCGGGAAGTGGCCCTTCGCTTCCTCGGGAGACGAGGGGTTGCCGAAGCTTTCCCCCGGGCAGAGGCCGCCCTGGCGGACCCGGACTGGAACGTGCGGGAGGCGGCGGTTCAGGCCTGCGCCGCCCTGGCGGGGGAACGCGTGCTGGCGCGCCTGTCCGCGATGCTGGCGGACCCCGACCCCTACGTTCGGGAAGCCGTGGCCGCGGCCCTCTCCGGCATGGACCCGGCCCCCTGCCTGGAAGCGCTGGCGAAGGCCGCCGGCGACCCGGAATCCCGGGTCCGGGAGCGGTTGGCCACGGCCCTCGGCGGCGCGACCGATCCCCGCGCGGGAGATCTGCTGGACACGCTCTCGAAGGACCCCGATTCCTCCGTGCGCGAATCCGCCCTGCGGGCGCTCGGTCGACTGGGGACACCCAAGTCCGTGGATGCGCTGAAGGCGGGCCTCCTCGACGCGGATGCGCGGGTGCGCGACGCCGCCGGCTGCGCCCTGCGCGCCCTCGGCGTCCTTCCCGACGAGGTGCCGGCGGCGGGACCACCGCCCTCCGAAACCGATCCACCCAACGCCAGGTAG
- a CDS encoding radical SAM protein, translating to MPHIPMKYAPRLIWNGTRNFFSGRPLVVSFETTLACNANCKHCDLGGGIPNEKRMKPEEFRRQVEHFRPPVIQLSGGEPLLRSDLLDIVKAVKINPYFPYTILVSNAWMLTKQKYLALRQAGVNQFSISLDFPDERHDDFRAIPGLYRKMNEVIPDIAALGFGDVVMNTAITSANVRELPAIIENCRRWGVCVSFSVYTPLRTEDHSLVTRDPEDLKFVRDVFDKAVQREGIYASVVNSRFNLDGLYEFLKNGAVPNCSAGRRFLVIRPDGLLNPCSLQRVNFQNQKDMVKGFSNDNPCGGCFVSIRSYVEVSFAKLFWENVSMRVMGGKKGNGKGKAAGA from the coding sequence ATGCCGCACATCCCGATGAAATACGCACCCAGGCTGATCTGGAACGGGACCCGGAACTTCTTTTCCGGTCGTCCCCTGGTGGTGTCCTTCGAGACGACGCTCGCGTGCAATGCCAACTGCAAGCACTGCGACCTCGGCGGCGGGATCCCGAACGAAAAGCGGATGAAGCCCGAGGAGTTCCGACGCCAGGTGGAGCACTTCCGGCCGCCGGTGATCCAGCTCTCCGGGGGGGAGCCGCTCCTGCGCTCCGACCTCCTGGACATTGTCAAGGCCGTCAAGATCAATCCCTACTTCCCCTACACCATCCTGGTCTCCAACGCCTGGATGCTGACCAAGCAGAAGTACCTGGCCCTCCGCCAGGCGGGGGTCAACCAGTTCTCCATCTCCCTCGACTTCCCCGACGAGCGTCACGACGACTTCCGGGCCATCCCGGGCCTTTACAGGAAGATGAACGAGGTGATCCCCGACATCGCCGCCCTCGGCTTCGGAGACGTGGTCATGAACACCGCCATCACCTCGGCCAACGTCCGCGAGCTTCCCGCCATCATCGAGAACTGCCGCCGGTGGGGCGTCTGCGTCAGCTTCAGCGTCTACACGCCCCTCCGGACCGAGGACCACAGCCTCGTGACCCGGGATCCGGAGGACCTGAAGTTCGTCCGGGACGTCTTCGACAAGGCCGTCCAACGGGAAGGGATCTACGCCTCCGTGGTGAATTCCCGCTTCAACCTGGACGGCCTCTACGAGTTCCTCAAGAACGGCGCCGTTCCCAACTGCAGCGCAGGCAGGCGTTTCCTGGTCATCCGGCCCGACGGGCTCCTCAACCCCTGTTCCCTCCAGCGCGTCAACTTTCAGAACCAAAAGGACATGGTCAAGGGGTTTTCGAACGACAACCCCTGCGGCGGGTGCTTCGTCTCCATCCGGTCCTACGTGGAGGTCTCCTTCGCCAAGCTCTTCTGGGAGAACGTCTCCATGCGGGTCATGGGCGGGAAAAAGGGCAACGGGAAAGGGAAAGCCGCCGGGGCGTGA
- a CDS encoding DUF418 domain-containing protein, with protein sequence MEARQNTPVTEEEGRILALDVVRGFALFGIFLMNAEWFNRAMAEMRLGVPPGLTGADWWASRLVYLLVQGKFWTIFSLLFGMGFAVMLGRAEQAGRPFLPLYLRRIAGLAVFGAAHFILLWNGDILFSYALAALALLILLYGKWKPILLSLAALAGLGFVPGLDPLWRVAGSLAYVSVAALFLRGEKRMGERWRRVPVFAFFFLVLGVVAVGVAALMWALSAGPLEARFGMSLGAVFTLAVGILAARCHQPAELRKRRLAVGLYVLPFLGMTLFGVVQLVVQTPPPGARAPGPAAGQAPAGAEAVRQAEKEAQRKKEAEKLRERIRAETQAHARGSYREAVAFRAVEFPRRAGEEAGFAMMVISLFLLGAWFVQSGVMVRPRDHLPLFRRLALYALPVGVGLGVLGSAVATSMQPGDPPGRFMVAQGLLYLGNLPACLGYVSVVVLLLQRERAARWLAPLAPAGRMALTNYVAQSAVSVVIFFGHGFGCWGLSRSWQMLYVVGVFAVQVLVSGWWLKRFRYGPLEWLWRAFTYWRLPPMRRRPPTPAPTDERTGA encoded by the coding sequence ATGGAAGCGCGGCAGAACACCCCGGTGACGGAAGAGGAAGGGCGGATCCTGGCCCTCGACGTGGTCCGCGGGTTTGCGCTCTTCGGCATCTTCCTGATGAACGCGGAGTGGTTCAACCGGGCCATGGCGGAGATGCGGCTCGGCGTCCCCCCCGGGCTCACGGGAGCCGACTGGTGGGCCAGCCGCCTCGTCTACCTCCTGGTGCAGGGCAAGTTCTGGACCATCTTCTCCCTGCTGTTCGGGATGGGTTTCGCCGTGATGCTGGGGCGGGCGGAGCAGGCGGGGCGTCCCTTCCTTCCCCTCTACCTCCGCCGGATCGCCGGCCTGGCGGTCTTCGGCGCGGCGCACTTCATCCTCCTGTGGAACGGCGACATCCTCTTCAGCTACGCCCTGGCGGCCCTGGCCCTGCTCATCCTGCTCTACGGGAAGTGGAAACCCATCCTCCTCTCGTTGGCGGCCCTGGCCGGCCTCGGCTTCGTCCCCGGCCTGGACCCCCTGTGGCGCGTGGCGGGGAGCCTGGCCTACGTGAGCGTCGCGGCCCTGTTCCTGCGCGGGGAGAAGCGCATGGGCGAGCGGTGGCGCCGCGTGCCCGTCTTCGCCTTCTTCTTCCTGGTCCTGGGCGTCGTCGCGGTCGGGGTCGCCGCGCTGATGTGGGCCCTCTCCGCCGGTCCCCTCGAGGCCCGGTTCGGAATGAGCCTGGGGGCGGTCTTCACCCTGGCCGTCGGCATCCTGGCGGCCCGCTGCCACCAACCCGCGGAACTCCGGAAGCGCCGGCTGGCGGTGGGCCTGTACGTTCTCCCCTTCCTGGGGATGACCCTTTTCGGCGTGGTGCAACTCGTCGTGCAGACCCCTCCGCCAGGGGCCCGGGCCCCCGGGCCGGCCGCCGGGCAGGCCCCCGCCGGCGCCGAGGCCGTCCGGCAGGCGGAGAAGGAGGCGCAACGCAAGAAGGAGGCGGAAAAGCTGCGCGAGCGGATCCGGGCCGAGACCCAGGCCCACGCCCGGGGGAGCTACCGCGAGGCCGTGGCGTTCCGGGCCGTTGAATTTCCCCGGCGGGCCGGGGAAGAGGCCGGTTTCGCCATGATGGTCATCAGCCTGTTCCTCCTGGGGGCCTGGTTCGTGCAGTCCGGCGTGATGGTCCGTCCCCGGGATCACCTTCCCCTGTTCCGGAGGCTGGCCCTGTACGCCCTCCCCGTGGGCGTGGGCCTGGGGGTGCTGGGGAGCGCCGTCGCCACGTCCATGCAGCCCGGCGACCCGCCGGGACGCTTCATGGTGGCCCAGGGACTTCTGTACCTCGGAAACCTCCCGGCCTGCCTGGGCTACGTGAGCGTCGTCGTCCTGCTGCTCCAGCGGGAACGGGCCGCACGGTGGCTGGCCCCGCTGGCCCCCGCCGGGCGGATGGCGCTGACCAACTACGTCGCCCAGTCCGCGGTCTCCGTGGTGATCTTCTTCGGGCACGGCTTCGGGTGCTGGGGCCTGAGCCGGTCGTGGCAGATGCTTTACGTGGTCGGGGTCTTCGCGGTGCAGGTGCTGGTGTCCGGGTGGTGGTTGAAGCGGTTTCGCTACGGCCCCCTGGAGTGGCTCTGGCGGGCCTTCACCTACTGGCGCCTCCCGCCCATGCGCCGCCGCCCCCCGACGCCCGCCCCGACCGACGAACGCACCGGGGCGTGA